One part of the Parabacteroides distasonis ATCC 8503 genome encodes these proteins:
- a CDS encoding CidA/LrgA family protein, producing the protein MLTEAFYILFFYFTGEFISYFIDGFIPGSVIGMVLLFLALAFKKVKPEKVKRLSTVLTQNMGLFFVPAGVGLMNSFGIISEYWAVLLIASVVSTILVIASVALVQQKLEKGK; encoded by the coding sequence ATGCTAACAGAAGCATTTTACATTCTCTTCTTCTATTTCACGGGAGAGTTTATCAGCTACTTTATCGACGGTTTCATACCGGGTAGCGTAATTGGGATGGTGCTATTATTTTTAGCCCTCGCGTTCAAGAAAGTAAAACCTGAAAAGGTGAAACGTCTTTCCACGGTTCTTACCCAAAACATGGGATTATTCTTCGTTCCAGCTGGTGTAGGGCTTATGAATTCCTTCGGGATCATCTCCGAGTATTGGGCAGTCCTGCTGATCGCTTCCGTAGTAAGTACAATTTTAGTCATCGCCAGCGTAGCGTTGGTGCAACAAAAACTGGAAAAGGGGAAATAG
- a CDS encoding LrgB family protein gives MDNLAHSEIFALTLVIGTYLTSLALYKKVHISLLHPLLTTIFVIIVVLEVLGIQYESFQQSSHLIHFMLGPSVVALGYVLYEQIQYLKGNVVSILTSVFVGAIVGIVSVIIIGKLMGADQALIATLQPKSVTTPIAMGIAEKAGGIPSLTAVIVVAVGIFGSIVGPIVMRVLGIDSHIAKGLALGASSHGVGTAAAIQIGAIEGALSGLAIGLMGIMTAVLVPVIRLICNYFSI, from the coding sequence ATGGATAATCTGGCGCATTCCGAGATTTTCGCTCTTACCTTGGTAATTGGTACCTACCTGACTTCCTTGGCTCTTTACAAGAAAGTCCATATCAGTCTTTTGCATCCTTTGCTTACGACCATCTTCGTGATTATCGTGGTACTGGAAGTCCTAGGCATTCAATATGAGTCGTTCCAGCAAAGCAGTCATTTGATCCATTTTATGCTGGGGCCTTCCGTAGTGGCCCTTGGCTATGTGTTATATGAGCAAATCCAATATCTAAAGGGAAATGTCGTTTCGATCTTGACTTCCGTATTTGTCGGGGCCATTGTCGGAATCGTAAGCGTAATCATCATCGGTAAATTGATGGGAGCCGACCAAGCGTTGATCGCCACGCTCCAACCGAAATCCGTCACCACCCCGATCGCTATGGGGATAGCGGAGAAAGCGGGCGGCATACCTTCACTTACCGCCGTCATCGTCGTAGCGGTAGGAATCTTTGGCAGTATAGTGGGCCCTATCGTGATGAGGGTACTGGGAATAGATAGCCATATCGCTAAAGGACTGGCGTTAGGGGCTTCCTCCCATGGAGTAGGAACAGCAGCGGCCATTCAAATCGGGGCCATCGAAGGAGCATTAAGCGGACTGGCGATTGGCTTGATGGGTATCATGACAGCGGTCTTGGTTCCGGTTATTCGGTTGATTTGCAACTATTTTTCCATATAA
- the efp gene encoding elongation factor P: MINSQDIKKGTCIRLDGKLYFCVDFLHVKPGKGNTIMRTTLKDVVKGGQIERRFNIGEKLEDVRVERRPYQFTYTEGEHYHFMNQETFDDVIIDKNLINGVDFMKEGEIVDVVSDASTDTVLFADMPTKVQLKVTYTEPGIKGDTATNTLKPATVETGAEVRVPLFINEGEVIEINTTDGSYVGRIRE; the protein is encoded by the coding sequence ATGATCAATTCACAAGACATTAAGAAAGGAACTTGTATCCGTTTGGACGGAAAACTCTATTTCTGCGTCGATTTCCTTCACGTAAAACCGGGTAAAGGTAATACCATCATGCGTACCACATTGAAAGATGTTGTAAAAGGCGGTCAGATCGAGCGTCGTTTCAATATCGGTGAGAAGTTGGAAGATGTACGCGTAGAACGTCGCCCGTATCAGTTCACTTATACGGAAGGCGAGCATTATCATTTCATGAACCAAGAGACATTCGATGACGTGATCATCGACAAAAACTTGATCAACGGCGTTGATTTCATGAAAGAGGGAGAAATTGTAGACGTTGTTTCTGATGCATCTACCGATACGGTTCTTTTCGCCGACATGCCTACAAAAGTTCAATTAAAAGTTACTTATACAGAACCGGGTATTAAAGGTGACACTGCTACTAACACCTTGAAACCGGCAACCGTAGAGACTGGTGCGGAAGTTCGCGTTCCGTTGTTCATCAACGAGGGCGAGGTTATCGAGATCAATACGACTGATGGTTCTTACGTAGGCCGTATCCGCGAGTAA
- the radC gene encoding RadC family protein, which produces MKEKTGKLSIKEWAEEDRPREKMLQKGASVLSDAELIAILIGSGNNEETAVQLSQRILHSVNNNLNTLGKRSIKELTSGFKGIGEAKAVTICAAMELGKRRETSEASPQDAIRSSKDSYLLFRTQLCDLPYEELWIALTNPLNKVIQKVKISQGGVNQTSVDIRLVLKAAINALASGIILCHNHPSGSLRPSTHDDALTERIQKAAKLMDIRILDHIILSDSGYYSYADEGRLIR; this is translated from the coding sequence ATGAAAGAAAAGACAGGAAAACTTTCCATCAAGGAATGGGCCGAAGAAGACAGGCCCCGTGAGAAAATGCTTCAAAAAGGCGCTTCCGTATTAAGCGATGCCGAATTGATCGCCATACTGATCGGATCCGGCAACAATGAGGAGACGGCCGTACAACTCTCTCAACGGATACTTCACTCCGTAAACAACAATCTGAATACATTGGGTAAACGTTCCATCAAAGAATTAACTTCCGGCTTTAAAGGTATCGGAGAGGCGAAGGCGGTCACGATCTGCGCCGCTATGGAACTAGGGAAACGGCGGGAAACCTCAGAGGCGTCTCCTCAAGATGCTATCCGAAGCAGCAAAGACTCCTATCTCCTATTCCGTACCCAACTATGCGATTTACCTTATGAGGAACTCTGGATCGCTCTAACCAATCCATTAAATAAGGTGATACAAAAGGTAAAAATCAGTCAGGGCGGAGTAAACCAGACTTCCGTGGATATCCGTTTGGTATTAAAAGCGGCGATCAACGCCTTGGCCTCCGGTATAATCCTATGCCATAATCATCCATCCGGTAGCCTCCGCCCCAGTACGCACGACGATGCCTTGACCGAGCGTATCCAAAAGGCGGCGAAGCTGATGGATATTAGGATACTGGACCATATCATCCTGTCCGATAGCGGCTATTATAGCTATGCAGACGAAGGAAGGCTGATCCGGTGA
- a CDS encoding metal-sulfur cluster assembly factor, with the protein MNNEFLQTEEAIVAMLKTVYDPEIPVNVYDLGLIYKVDIDEEKNVRIDMTLTAPNCPAADFILEDVRMKVEAVDGVNNVEVNLVFEPEWDKDMMTEEAKLELGFL; encoded by the coding sequence ATGAACAACGAATTTCTCCAAACAGAAGAAGCGATCGTCGCTATGCTGAAGACGGTATACGACCCGGAAATACCCGTAAACGTATACGATCTTGGGCTTATATATAAGGTAGATATCGATGAGGAAAAAAATGTACGCATCGATATGACCCTCACCGCCCCGAACTGTCCGGCGGCCGATTTCATATTGGAAGATGTCCGTATGAAGGTAGAAGCGGTCGATGGGGTGAACAATGTAGAGGTAAACCTCGTCTTCGAGCCGGAATGGGACAAGGACATGATGACGGAGGAGGCTAAACTGGAATTAGGTTTTCTATGA
- a CDS encoding UDP-2,3-diacylglucosamine diphosphatase: MKIYFASDAHLGARFHKDPLAIEKKLVRWLDSIKEDASAIWFLGDLFDYWYEYKYVVPKGHVRFLGKLAELADRGIEIHIFIGNHDIWMFDYLPKEIGAIIHRDTLTVDLLGKRFFLGHGDEVDFRSKAFRLIRAIFRNKFCQWLYAGIHPRWTFGFALGWSLNSRKSGLEKQEAKKYQGEDAEYMVVFAKEYLKTHPDINFFIFGHRHIMLDLMLSRTSRILIAGDWMQFFSYIVWDGENLYMDQFLEETDGQSYPNT; encoded by the coding sequence ATGAAAATATATTTCGCCTCAGACGCACATCTGGGAGCCCGTTTCCACAAGGACCCTTTAGCCATCGAGAAGAAACTGGTACGTTGGCTGGATAGCATCAAGGAAGACGCTTCCGCCATTTGGTTTCTGGGAGATCTATTCGACTATTGGTACGAATACAAATACGTCGTGCCGAAAGGCCATGTACGTTTTCTGGGGAAATTGGCCGAGTTAGCGGACAGAGGTATAGAAATACATATCTTTATCGGTAACCATGACATCTGGATGTTCGACTACTTGCCGAAAGAGATAGGCGCCATCATCCATCGGGATACCTTGACAGTCGATTTATTAGGGAAACGTTTCTTCCTCGGGCATGGCGATGAGGTAGATTTCCGGAGTAAGGCATTCCGTCTGATCAGGGCTATTTTCCGGAACAAGTTCTGCCAATGGTTATATGCGGGAATACATCCCCGCTGGACGTTCGGGTTCGCTTTAGGCTGGTCGCTCAACAGCCGGAAGAGCGGACTGGAAAAGCAAGAGGCTAAAAAGTATCAAGGGGAAGACGCAGAATATATGGTTGTTTTCGCCAAGGAATATCTAAAGACGCATCCCGATATAAACTTCTTCATTTTCGGCCATCGCCACATCATGTTGGACTTGATGTTAAGCCGTACCTCCCGTATTCTCATAGCCGGGGATTGGATGCAATTCTTCTCTTATATCGTATGGGATGGCGAGAATCTGTATATGGATCAGTTTCTGGAAGAGACGGACGGACAATCTTATCCCAACACATAA
- a CDS encoding PstS family phosphate ABC transporter substrate-binding protein, protein MKKTILLAAMAACLFATNVFAQKIKGSDTCLPLTQTEAENFMNKNKAAKITVTGGGSGVGISALMEGTTDIAMASRKMKFDERMKLQEAGKKTKEEVIAYDALAVVVHPSNKVSNLTREQLEGIFTGKIKNWKEVGGADMKIVAYSRETSSGTYEFFKESVLKNKNYMNGILSMPATGAIIQSVSQTKGAIGYVGLAYLNKEVKPIHVSYDAGKSYVEPSLENARNKTYPVVRPLFYYYETKNASKVRPFIDYVMSAEGQATVKKVGYIPVK, encoded by the coding sequence ATGAAGAAGACGATTTTATTAGCTGCCATGGCAGCGTGTTTGTTTGCTACGAATGTGTTTGCCCAGAAGATAAAGGGTAGCGATACTTGTTTGCCTCTTACCCAGACTGAAGCCGAGAATTTCATGAATAAGAACAAAGCCGCTAAGATAACGGTGACGGGTGGTGGCTCCGGCGTGGGGATCTCCGCTTTGATGGAAGGCACTACGGATATAGCGATGGCTTCCCGTAAGATGAAATTCGACGAGCGCATGAAGTTGCAAGAAGCCGGAAAGAAAACGAAAGAGGAGGTGATCGCCTACGACGCTCTGGCTGTTGTCGTGCATCCTTCCAACAAGGTATCCAATCTGACCCGGGAGCAATTGGAAGGCATTTTTACCGGCAAGATTAAGAATTGGAAAGAAGTGGGTGGTGCGGATATGAAGATCGTGGCCTATTCCCGCGAGACTTCTTCCGGAACCTACGAGTTCTTCAAGGAGAGCGTGTTGAAAAATAAGAACTATATGAACGGTATCTTGAGCATGCCGGCTACAGGTGCCATTATACAAAGCGTAAGCCAGACGAAAGGAGCCATTGGCTATGTAGGTCTTGCTTATTTGAATAAAGAAGTGAAGCCGATCCATGTATCGTATGATGCCGGAAAATCCTACGTGGAGCCTTCGTTGGAGAACGCGAGGAATAAGACCTATCCGGTTGTCCGTCCGTTGTTCTATTACTATGAGACGAAGAATGCCTCAAAGGTGCGACCGTTCATCGATTATGTGATGTCTGCCGAAGGACAAGCGACGGTGAAGAAGGTTGGTTATATCCCGGTAAAGTAA
- a CDS encoding NAD(P)H-dependent flavin oxidoreductase, with amino-acid sequence MKTLTIGDLKARIPIIQGGMGVGISLSGLASAVANEGGIGVISAAGLGLLYKKLSPSNYTEAGNLGLAEEIRKAREKAKGIIGVNVMVALSDFAELVKTSIAEKVDIIFSGAGLPLDLPSFLKKDSVTKLVPIVSSARAVRIICEKWKNNYDYLPDAVVLEGPKAGGHLGYKENQLEDQHFSLEELLPQVVEEVSHFEQKYDKKIPVIAAGGIYTGEDIKRMIDLGASGVQLGTRFVTTTECDASEAFKQTYIQAEEKDIEIIKSPVGMPGRAIHCSFLEKVKAGIKQPKACPFNCIKTCDISRSPYCIVTALYNAFKGNFENGYAFAGSNAWRANKITSVRETITELMNEWKAKL; translated from the coding sequence ATGAAGACATTAACAATCGGAGACCTAAAGGCTCGTATTCCAATCATCCAAGGTGGAATGGGCGTAGGCATCTCTCTTTCCGGCTTAGCCTCGGCCGTTGCAAATGAAGGTGGGATCGGCGTTATCTCCGCAGCCGGTCTCGGACTTTTATATAAGAAATTGTCACCCAGCAATTATACGGAAGCTGGGAATCTCGGGTTAGCGGAAGAGATCCGCAAGGCCCGGGAAAAAGCGAAAGGTATCATCGGCGTAAACGTAATGGTGGCTCTTTCCGACTTCGCCGAATTGGTGAAAACCAGTATAGCGGAAAAGGTAGACATCATTTTCAGCGGTGCCGGACTGCCTTTGGACTTGCCTTCTTTCCTCAAGAAAGATAGCGTCACCAAGCTGGTTCCCATCGTTTCCAGCGCACGTGCCGTACGCATCATCTGCGAGAAATGGAAGAATAACTATGATTATCTTCCGGATGCGGTGGTACTAGAAGGCCCGAAAGCGGGTGGACATCTGGGATATAAGGAAAACCAGTTGGAAGACCAGCATTTCTCATTGGAAGAATTATTACCTCAAGTCGTAGAGGAAGTCTCTCATTTCGAGCAGAAATACGACAAAAAGATCCCGGTAATTGCGGCAGGAGGCATTTATACGGGTGAAGATATCAAACGCATGATAGACCTTGGAGCATCAGGCGTTCAGTTAGGAACCCGGTTCGTTACCACCACGGAATGCGATGCCTCGGAAGCCTTCAAACAGACCTATATACAGGCAGAGGAGAAGGACATAGAGATCATCAAAAGTCCCGTCGGCATGCCCGGACGAGCCATCCATTGCAGTTTCCTTGAGAAAGTGAAGGCGGGAATCAAGCAACCGAAAGCTTGTCCCTTCAACTGTATCAAGACGTGCGATATATCACGCAGCCCGTATTGTATCGTCACCGCCTTGTACAACGCCTTCAAAGGGAATTTCGAGAATGGATACGCTTTCGCCGGCAGTAACGCTTGGCGAGCGAATAAGATCACTTCGGTACGGGAAACCATTACCGAGTTGATGAATGAATGGAAAGCTAAATTATAA
- a CDS encoding DUF3868 domain-containing protein, with amino-acid sequence MRHLLSICIALLFLGGVSLQAQNGVRGTVSFENVSAKKDGSQLMMNFTTNLSNLRLKSQEMVILTPVLQSVDKSQSYQFNPIVITGRARMKALNRELGFDSYEFPQTPSLIIRQTKKGPELIPVELSVPYAGWMRNATLMVDENTTGCASCEVSNDIYGVMSRVLPPLAPPVYELSYVTPPVEPVKQRSETHSAYLNFEVGKSVLLRDFKDNATVLNEVNKIVTEVRNDKNLSFTEFKVTGYASPEGGYDYNMRLSESRAKAFVAYMKDKEKMDPSLMKVNWMGEDWIGLRQEVTKSDLANKKEILEILDIQDINKRKAKLHALNGGRTYKILLDKYYPPLRRIDYTLAYIARPFDVNEAKQVIKTKPQYLSLNEMFLVANSYDKGSDQFKEVFDIAVRLYPTDPIAQLNTAALEIETGAYDPAISRLQGINLPEAWNNLGVAYAMKKDYTTAMQYFDQAAQAGMQDAAANRDELAAWLAEQ; translated from the coding sequence ATGAGACATTTATTGAGTATATGTATCGCTTTATTGTTCCTCGGAGGTGTGAGCCTACAGGCACAGAACGGTGTGCGGGGAACTGTTAGTTTCGAGAATGTAAGCGCAAAGAAGGACGGAAGCCAGCTTATGATGAATTTTACGACCAATCTGAGTAATCTGCGTTTGAAATCCCAAGAGATGGTCATACTGACACCGGTATTGCAATCGGTGGATAAATCGCAGTCTTACCAGTTTAACCCGATCGTGATTACCGGGCGGGCACGTATGAAGGCGTTGAACCGTGAGTTGGGTTTCGATAGTTATGAATTTCCCCAAACTCCTAGCTTGATTATCCGTCAGACGAAGAAGGGGCCGGAATTGATTCCGGTGGAATTGTCCGTACCCTATGCGGGATGGATGCGAAACGCTACCTTGATGGTGGATGAGAATACCACGGGATGCGCTTCTTGTGAGGTCTCAAATGACATCTATGGGGTGATGAGCCGTGTATTGCCTCCGTTAGCCCCTCCCGTTTATGAGCTTAGCTATGTTACTCCTCCGGTAGAACCTGTGAAACAACGGAGCGAGACGCATTCCGCTTATTTAAACTTTGAGGTAGGCAAGTCCGTATTGTTACGTGATTTCAAAGATAACGCTACCGTGCTGAATGAGGTGAATAAGATTGTAACGGAAGTCCGTAACGATAAGAATCTAAGCTTTACCGAATTTAAGGTTACCGGATACGCTTCCCCGGAAGGTGGCTACGATTATAATATGAGATTGTCCGAGAGTCGTGCCAAGGCTTTTGTCGCTTACATGAAAGATAAGGAGAAGATGGATCCTTCCTTGATGAAAGTGAATTGGATGGGTGAGGATTGGATCGGATTGCGTCAAGAGGTTACGAAATCAGATTTGGCGAATAAGAAGGAGATTCTGGAGATCTTGGATATTCAAGATATAAACAAGCGCAAGGCTAAACTACATGCCTTGAACGGAGGTCGGACTTATAAGATATTATTGGATAAATACTATCCTCCTTTAAGACGTATTGATTATACCTTGGCTTATATCGCACGTCCGTTCGACGTGAACGAGGCCAAGCAAGTGATCAAAACGAAACCTCAATATTTAAGTTTGAATGAGATGTTCTTGGTAGCCAATTCTTATGATAAAGGTAGCGATCAGTTCAAGGAGGTATTCGATATCGCCGTTCGTCTTTATCCGACCGACCCGATCGCTCAATTAAATACGGCGGCCCTTGAGATTGAGACTGGTGCTTACGATCCGGCCATCAGTCGTTTGCAAGGTATTAATTTGCCGGAAGCATGGAATAACCTAGGTGTCGCTTATGCGATGAAGAAGGATTATACGACCGCTATGCAATATTTCGATCAAGCTGCCCAAGCCGGCATGCAGGATGCCGCCGCGAACCGGGATGAGCTGGCCGCTTGGTTGGCCGAGCAATAA
- a CDS encoding DUF3575 domain-containing protein codes for MKKAFLLGLALLFSLSMSAQHFALKNNLLYDATTTPNLGFEVGLSKKVTLDVSAGYNPFKFNDGKKLKHWLVMPEVRYWTCEKFNGTFIGVHALGGQYNIAGIKLPFGIFPNLKDHRYDGYLYGGGLTLGHQWILNKRWSIEAAIGAGYARVHYDKYNCGECGSKIETKNSNYWGVTKAALSIIYFIH; via the coding sequence ATGAAGAAAGCATTTTTACTTGGATTAGCATTGTTATTTTCCTTATCTATGAGCGCACAGCATTTCGCGTTGAAGAACAATCTTCTCTACGACGCGACTACGACTCCGAACTTAGGATTCGAGGTGGGCTTAAGCAAAAAGGTTACATTGGATGTCTCGGCGGGATATAATCCTTTCAAGTTCAATGACGGTAAGAAACTGAAGCATTGGCTTGTCATGCCGGAAGTGCGTTATTGGACTTGCGAGAAATTCAACGGTACGTTTATTGGCGTGCATGCGTTGGGCGGACAGTATAATATCGCCGGGATTAAATTACCCTTTGGCATATTCCCTAATTTGAAGGATCATCGTTATGATGGTTATTTGTACGGTGGCGGACTTACGTTGGGACATCAATGGATACTGAATAAGCGTTGGAGTATAGAAGCCGCTATCGGCGCCGGTTATGCCCGTGTACATTATGATAAGTATAATTGCGGGGAATGTGGCTCCAAGATCGAGACCAAGAACTCGAACTATTGGGGTGTAACGAAAGCGGCCCTTTCTATCATTTATTTTATCCACTAA
- a CDS encoding response regulator transcription factor has product MSTNLKIAIAEPSVIIRSGLENLLKRLPGFRIQMVEIHSVESLFDSLRMHKPDVLIVNPALPGYFTLQHLKEESGCAEMKCIALLYSVSDSVLLRSYDEQINIYDSPDEIKHKLERLNAEVLPDDEPEGDDEQQSLSSREKEIVVCVVKGMTNREIADRLFLSTHTVITHRRNIARKLQIHSASGLTIYAIVNKLVELGDIKQ; this is encoded by the coding sequence ATGAGTACAAATCTAAAGATTGCGATAGCCGAACCTTCTGTTATCATAAGGAGCGGACTGGAGAACCTGTTGAAACGGTTACCGGGTTTCCGTATCCAGATGGTGGAGATTCATTCGGTGGAATCTCTTTTCGACTCGCTTCGTATGCACAAACCGGATGTGTTGATCGTGAATCCGGCTTTGCCCGGCTATTTCACGTTGCAACATTTGAAGGAGGAAAGCGGCTGTGCCGAGATGAAATGTATCGCTTTATTATATTCTGTCTCAGACAGTGTGTTATTGCGTTCTTATGATGAACAAATTAACATATACGATAGCCCTGATGAGATCAAGCACAAATTGGAACGGTTGAACGCCGAGGTACTTCCGGATGACGAGCCGGAAGGGGATGACGAGCAACAATCGTTAAGCTCGAGGGAAAAAGAGATCGTAGTCTGCGTCGTGAAGGGAATGACAAACCGGGAGATAGCGGATCGTTTGTTTCTTTCTACGCATACGGTCATCACCCACCGCCGTAATATCGCTCGGAAACTTCAAATTCATAGTGCCAGCGGTCTTACGATCTATGCGATTGTCAATAAGCTGGTCGAATTAGGCGACATTAAACAGTAA
- a CDS encoding hemerythrin domain-containing protein, whose amino-acid sequence MYKNGMYRETDKMSDLICENYPMVLVMSRFGIALGFGEKNIGEVCRQNGVDACTFLTVVNFLVEEVNTPVENISKCLSIENLIRYLHNAHDYFLNFRLPHIRRKLVDAISGCPEDVAFVITKFFDEYAEEVNKHMSYEERAVFPYVRNLLEGKRDPKYNITIFRKRHDQIEMKITELKNILIKYYPGAGTNMLNSVLFDIFATEEDLASHTRVEDYLFVPAILALEKQL is encoded by the coding sequence ATGTATAAAAATGGAATGTACCGGGAAACCGATAAAATGAGTGATCTGATCTGCGAGAACTATCCGATGGTTTTAGTCATGAGCCGCTTTGGTATAGCGCTCGGGTTCGGAGAGAAGAATATCGGGGAGGTTTGCCGGCAGAATGGGGTGGATGCTTGTACTTTCCTGACGGTCGTGAATTTCTTGGTCGAGGAAGTGAATACGCCTGTCGAGAATATCAGCAAATGCCTGTCGATCGAGAACTTGATCCGCTATTTGCATAATGCCCATGATTACTTCTTGAACTTCCGCTTGCCACATATCCGTCGTAAATTGGTAGACGCTATATCCGGGTGCCCGGAGGATGTCGCTTTTGTGATCACGAAGTTTTTCGATGAGTATGCGGAGGAGGTAAATAAACATATGTCTTATGAGGAACGTGCTGTTTTCCCTTATGTCCGTAATTTGTTGGAAGGAAAGAGAGATCCGAAATACAATATTACGATCTTCCGTAAGCGTCATGATCAGATCGAGATGAAGATCACGGAGTTGAAAAATATCCTGATCAAATACTATCCGGGAGCGGGTACGAATATGCTGAATAGTGTCTTGTTCGATATTTTTGCCACGGAGGAAGACTTGGCTTCACATACCCGTGTGGAGGATTATTTGTTTGTACCGGCCATATTGGCTTTGGAAAAACAATTATAA
- a CDS encoding Rid family hydrolase: MMNYTRRIDTDKAVEMQISSFTGKGGTTEYQVMVSITDPCLSFVEQLQNLLRVYVTVVKEELSNDATAVFRRYFLSDAANQTDSVMEWECESAFCPLSIVQQPPLNGTKIAMWTYLQTGMSVQTYDSGLLEASHNGYRHLWGGGAFNKAANSEYQTRLLLNDYVMQLMGQRCTLASHCVRTWFFVQNVDVNYAGVVKARKEVFITQNLTEKTHYIASTGIEGRHADPSVLVQMDSYAVDGLEPGQIQFLYAPTHLNPTYEYGVTFERGTAVTYGDRKQVFISGTASIDNRGEIVYPGDIVKQTERMMENISVLLKEADATTRDITQAISYLRDMADYAVVKKYFEAHYPDLPHLIVLAPVCRPGWLIETECIAVVPTESSFKPL, translated from the coding sequence ATGATGAATTATACGAGGAGGATAGATACGGATAAAGCGGTAGAAATGCAAATCTCTTCATTCACGGGTAAAGGTGGAACAACGGAATATCAGGTGATGGTATCTATCACGGACCCTTGTTTGTCTTTCGTGGAGCAATTGCAAAACCTTTTGCGGGTTTATGTGACTGTCGTGAAGGAAGAGCTATCGAATGACGCTACCGCCGTTTTCCGCCGTTATTTTTTAAGTGACGCAGCTAATCAGACGGATAGCGTGATGGAGTGGGAGTGCGAGAGCGCCTTTTGCCCGCTCTCTATCGTTCAGCAGCCGCCTTTGAATGGAACAAAGATCGCTATGTGGACCTATTTGCAAACGGGGATGTCGGTACAAACGTACGATTCCGGTTTACTGGAAGCGTCGCATAACGGTTATAGGCACCTCTGGGGGGGAGGTGCCTTCAATAAGGCGGCCAATTCGGAATACCAGACCCGGCTTTTATTGAATGACTATGTGATGCAATTGATGGGGCAGCGTTGTACGTTGGCCTCTCATTGTGTCCGTACTTGGTTCTTTGTGCAAAACGTAGACGTGAATTACGCCGGTGTGGTGAAAGCCCGGAAAGAAGTTTTTATCACGCAGAATCTTACGGAGAAGACGCATTATATTGCTAGCACGGGTATTGAGGGACGTCATGCCGATCCCTCGGTGTTGGTACAGATGGACAGTTATGCGGTGGATGGATTGGAGCCGGGACAGATTCAGTTCCTTTACGCTCCCACGCACTTGAATCCTACTTATGAATATGGAGTAACTTTCGAGCGGGGTACGGCTGTTACGTATGGGGATCGTAAACAGGTCTTTATCTCGGGTACGGCGAGTATCGATAACCGGGGAGAGATTGTCTATCCGGGCGATATCGTAAAACAAACCGAGCGGATGATGGAAAATATCAGCGTGTTGCTGAAAGAGGCGGACGCTACTACTCGTGATATTACGCAGGCGATCTCCTATTTGAGAGATATGGCTGATTATGCGGTGGTTAAGAAGTATTTTGAGGCGCATTACCCGGATTTGCCACATTTGATAGTCTTGGCCCCCGTTTGCCGTCCCGGATGGTTGATAGAGACTGAGTGTATAGCGGTCGTGCCGACGGAGTCGTCCTTTAAGCCTTTGTGA